In a genomic window of Mycolicibacter heraklionensis:
- the feoB gene encoding ferrous iron transporter B — protein sequence MTDCHDGMATTVDVTHARRIALVGSPNAGKTSLFNHLTGLRAKTGNYPGVTVGRSVGVVTVGDVDVAVEDLPGTYSLDPISPDEQVVADVLGGGINGIGRPDAIVLVADATTLRRSITLVGQVLRLDLPTVLVLTMTDELRSRRGGIAMDALATALGVPVVAVIANRGSGIEGLRALLGTSDTWPRPAVLPPPEAEALDAWGASVLTAAEYVAPHRDQRTARIDGLVLHPLWGIVIFFAVMFAFFQVIFTLAAPLQDRIAAGLDWLGSQVNSHLGGTVLGGVIGDGVIGGVGTVLQFIPQIVLLFLLIALLENIGYMSRAAFLMDRVMARTGLEGRAFVAMLSSFACAVPGIMATRTLPSSRDRIATIISAPLMTCSARLPVYTLLVGLLVAPQTRWWGFSAQGVTMFLLYLGGGTSALLAASVFKSTILRSDLLPFTMELPPYRFPSPTAVLIAMWNAAKIFLRKAGTVILATSLVLWVLMNLPTRGAETAALPPPDAAAYVLDHSYAAGVGRAIEPVFAPLGFDWRTDIALVGSLAAREVFVSTLGQVSAATNPTAPHQALVSMTDDNGQRVFTAPTVIALMVYFMFALQCMSTVAVMRRETNSWRWPGFAFGYMFVLAWVMAFVARSIASGLGA from the coding sequence ATGACCGACTGCCACGACGGCATGGCCACTACCGTCGACGTGACGCACGCACGGCGGATAGCCCTGGTCGGCAGCCCGAACGCCGGCAAAACCAGCCTGTTCAATCACCTGACCGGGCTGCGCGCCAAGACCGGCAACTATCCGGGCGTCACGGTAGGGCGCAGTGTCGGGGTGGTGACCGTCGGTGATGTCGACGTGGCGGTCGAAGACTTGCCCGGCACGTACAGCCTGGACCCGATCAGTCCGGACGAACAGGTTGTCGCCGACGTGTTGGGCGGCGGGATCAACGGGATCGGCCGGCCCGACGCGATCGTGTTGGTCGCCGACGCCACGACGCTGCGCCGCTCGATCACCTTGGTGGGCCAGGTGCTGCGTCTGGACCTTCCCACCGTGCTGGTGCTCACCATGACCGACGAATTGCGTTCGCGCCGAGGTGGAATCGCTATGGACGCTCTCGCCACCGCGTTGGGGGTGCCGGTCGTTGCCGTTATCGCCAACCGCGGTTCCGGCATCGAGGGCCTACGCGCACTGCTGGGAACCAGTGACACCTGGCCGCGGCCTGCGGTACTGCCGCCGCCGGAGGCCGAGGCACTCGACGCCTGGGGCGCCTCGGTGCTGACCGCCGCTGAATACGTTGCCCCGCATCGGGATCAGCGGACCGCCCGGATCGACGGATTGGTACTGCACCCGCTATGGGGCATCGTCATCTTCTTCGCGGTCATGTTCGCGTTCTTCCAGGTCATCTTCACCCTCGCTGCCCCGCTGCAGGACCGGATCGCCGCGGGACTCGACTGGCTGGGATCGCAGGTCAACAGCCACCTCGGCGGCACGGTGCTCGGTGGCGTGATCGGCGATGGTGTGATCGGCGGTGTCGGCACCGTCTTGCAGTTCATTCCGCAGATTGTGTTGCTGTTCTTGCTGATTGCACTGCTGGAAAACATCGGCTACATGTCGCGTGCCGCGTTCCTGATGGATCGTGTCATGGCCAGAACCGGGCTGGAGGGTCGCGCGTTCGTGGCCATGCTTTCCTCGTTCGCCTGCGCGGTCCCCGGGATCATGGCGACACGGACACTGCCGTCATCGCGTGACCGGATCGCCACCATCATCAGTGCGCCGTTGATGACGTGCTCCGCGCGGCTGCCGGTCTACACCCTGCTCGTCGGGCTCCTGGTGGCACCGCAGACGCGTTGGTGGGGCTTCAGCGCGCAGGGTGTGACCATGTTCCTGCTGTACCTGGGCGGTGGTACCTCGGCGCTGCTGGCCGCGTCGGTGTTCAAGTCGACGATTCTGCGCAGCGACCTGCTGCCGTTCACCATGGAACTGCCGCCGTATCGCTTTCCGTCTCCCACCGCCGTTCTCATCGCGATGTGGAATGCGGCGAAGATCTTCTTGCGCAAGGCCGGAACCGTCATCTTGGCCACATCGCTGGTGCTGTGGGTGTTGATGAATCTGCCCACCCGCGGCGCCGAGACGGCAGCGCTGCCGCCACCCGATGCCGCCGCCTACGTGCTGGACCACAGCTACGCCGCCGGCGTCGGCAGGGCGATCGAGCCGGTTTTCGCACCTCTGGGCTTCGACTGGCGCACCGACATCGCGCTGGTCGGGTCGCTGGCGGCGCGGGAGGTGTTCGTGTCCACGCTCGGCCAGGTGTCGGCGGCGACCAACCCCACCGCCCCGCACCAGGCGCTGGTGTCGATGACCGACGACAACGGCCAGCGGGTGTTCACCGCGCCGACGGTCATCGCCCTGATGGTGTACTTCATGTTCGCGCTTCAGTGCATGTCCACCGTCGCGGTGATGCGCCGGGAGA
- a CDS encoding FeoA family protein, whose protein sequence is MRRWRRRSSQGTESATVLADLAPGQQATITGAAPHASQAVANRLRQLGFRPDARVDVIRRAPLGDPTIYRVQDTELCLRRREAQLIEIDPKIDASGGRR, encoded by the coding sequence ATGCGCAGGTGGCGGCGGCGGTCGTCGCAGGGAACCGAATCGGCGACCGTGCTCGCCGACTTGGCTCCGGGCCAGCAGGCCACCATCACCGGTGCCGCGCCGCATGCCTCGCAGGCGGTGGCAAACCGGCTGCGCCAGCTCGGATTCCGCCCGGACGCCCGCGTTGATGTGATCCGCCGGGCACCGCTGGGCGATCCCACCATCTACCGCGTGCAAGACACCGAACTGTGTCTGCGGCGCCGCGAAGCCCAGCTGATCGAGATCGACCCGAAAATCGATGCCTCCGGCGGCCGGCGATGA